A part of Streptomyces sp. NBC_00557 genomic DNA contains:
- a CDS encoding radical SAM protein has translation MSTSPALDEFLGGLYRSFGPPKAMGESAPAADRPHFFLHRNFLGEQDLAILFNTKRCRYQCKFCALPFKSSREWIPEEEVLAQFRYVLEEDKHALGVLERVTIANEGSVFDETTFPAAALTQITAAVRKLPRVRKIVLETRLEFLREERLREIADNSGKQLDILTGFETLDEDLRERVLGKREPLETFLRGLDTVGRAGCELTAYVLFKPDPVMTDEEAWAEAEASIDYLHEHCATRGIPLTIRLNPMYVARGTQWARRAEQVQDYLPPRLSDIIALAERKRAQGIAVYLGLTSEGLSDEDKTYRAREDFSRQLIKQGIVMNGDGSVGSRHHLLPLAEADGPALALEGK, from the coding sequence ATGTCCACGTCCCCTGCGCTCGATGAATTCCTCGGCGGGCTCTACCGCAGCTTCGGCCCGCCCAAGGCCATGGGCGAGTCCGCGCCGGCCGCCGACCGCCCCCACTTCTTCCTGCACCGGAATTTCCTCGGCGAACAGGATCTGGCGATCCTGTTCAACACCAAGCGCTGCCGCTACCAGTGCAAGTTCTGCGCTCTGCCGTTCAAGTCGTCGCGCGAGTGGATTCCGGAGGAGGAGGTCCTCGCCCAGTTCCGGTACGTCCTGGAGGAGGACAAGCACGCGCTCGGCGTCCTGGAGCGCGTCACCATCGCCAACGAGGGCTCCGTCTTCGACGAGACCACCTTCCCCGCCGCGGCGCTCACCCAGATCACCGCCGCCGTCCGCAAACTCCCCCGCGTACGCAAGATCGTGCTGGAGACCCGCCTGGAGTTCCTGCGCGAGGAGCGGCTCCGGGAGATCGCGGACAACAGCGGCAAGCAACTCGACATCCTCACCGGTTTCGAGACCCTCGACGAGGACCTGCGCGAGCGGGTGCTCGGCAAGCGCGAGCCACTGGAGACGTTCCTGCGCGGCCTGGACACGGTGGGCCGGGCCGGCTGTGAGCTGACCGCCTACGTCCTGTTCAAGCCGGACCCGGTGATGACCGACGAGGAGGCGTGGGCCGAGGCCGAGGCCTCCATCGACTACCTGCACGAGCACTGCGCCACGCGCGGCATCCCGCTGACCATCCGCCTCAACCCCATGTACGTCGCCCGCGGCACCCAGTGGGCCCGCCGCGCCGAGCAGGTCCAGGACTACCTGCCGCCGCGGCTGTCGGACATCATCGCCCTCGCCGAGCGCAAACGCGCCCAGGGCATCGCCGTCTACCTCGGCCTGACCTCGGAAGGCCTGTCGGACGAGGACAAGACCTACCGGGCCAGGGAGGACTTCAGCCGTCAGCTCATCAAGCAGGGCATCGTGATGAACGGCGACGGCTCGGTCGGCTCCCGCCACCACCTGCTGCCCCTGGCCGAGGCCGACGGCCCCGCGCTCGCGCTGGAGGGCAAGTGA
- a CDS encoding MFS transporter yields MGVDAVGTGLFLPVSVLYPMRVLGLSEAVTGTVLTIATCLTLALPALVSVWIGRVGPRRLVVAGLLLQAVAMTAYLCAGGPLSVFAVVLCAVTGQRVFFASVYGMLADLAPSGSRDGYFAWAATMQSGGTALGGLLSGALFIGGDPSSYRLAVGGDGLTFALSALLVLLFVRAPEPVPGNAEGTGTALARVLADRPFLGLTAANTLLVLPIPATSTLLPAFVVGHLGAPAWLPGALTGGATALLTVCRPAAVRALARINRVRVLQTVAALLAVWAAAMGAAVLMATASVVPYLFAVTGLFGLAFLVQGPVSNGLVAAVAPEPHRSGYLAVSQYSFGVADAAAPLLVVLLTLSTWLPWAVLTCCMVVALAVLTAVSRSWPRRLLCPADPAPDADRVLVSG; encoded by the coding sequence ATGGGAGTCGACGCCGTGGGGACGGGGCTTTTCCTCCCCGTTTCCGTGCTCTACCCGATGCGCGTCCTCGGTCTGTCCGAGGCCGTGACCGGCACGGTCCTGACCATCGCCACCTGCCTGACGCTGGCGTTACCGGCGCTGGTGAGCGTGTGGATCGGGCGGGTCGGCCCGCGCCGCCTCGTCGTCGCCGGCCTGTTACTGCAGGCGGTCGCCATGACCGCCTATCTGTGCGCCGGCGGCCCGCTGTCCGTCTTCGCCGTGGTCCTGTGCGCCGTCACCGGGCAGCGCGTGTTCTTCGCGTCGGTGTACGGCATGCTCGCGGACCTTGCGCCGAGCGGCTCCCGGGACGGGTACTTCGCCTGGGCGGCCACCATGCAGTCCGGCGGCACCGCCCTGGGGGGCCTGCTGTCGGGCGCCTTGTTCATCGGCGGTGACCCGTCCTCGTACCGGCTGGCGGTGGGCGGCGACGGGCTGACCTTCGCACTGTCCGCGCTGCTCGTCCTGCTGTTCGTCCGCGCCCCCGAGCCCGTCCCGGGCAACGCCGAGGGCACCGGTACCGCACTCGCCCGCGTCCTCGCCGACCGGCCCTTTCTCGGGCTCACCGCGGCGAACACCCTGCTGGTGCTGCCCATCCCCGCCACCAGTACGCTGCTGCCCGCCTTCGTGGTCGGCCACCTGGGTGCGCCGGCATGGCTGCCTGGCGCGCTGACGGGCGGCGCCACGGCGCTCCTCACCGTGTGCCGCCCGGCCGCGGTCCGCGCGCTCGCCCGCATCAACCGGGTGCGCGTGCTCCAGACCGTCGCCGCACTGCTCGCCGTCTGGGCCGCGGCCATGGGCGCCGCCGTTCTCATGGCCACCGCCTCGGTGGTTCCCTATCTCTTCGCCGTCACCGGCCTGTTCGGCCTCGCCTTCCTGGTGCAGGGGCCGGTGAGCAACGGTCTGGTGGCCGCGGTGGCGCCCGAGCCGCACCGCAGCGGTTACCTGGCTGTGTCGCAGTACTCCTTCGGCGTGGCGGACGCCGCGGCACCCCTGCTCGTCGTCCTGCTGACGCTGTCCACCTGGCTGCCGTGGGCCGTGCTGACCTGCTGCATGGTCGTGGCGCTTGCCGTGCTCACGGCCGTGAGCCGCAGCTGGCCCCGCCGCCTTCTGTGCCCCGCGGACCCCGCACCTGACGCCGACCGCGTCCTCGTGTCTGGCTGA
- a CDS encoding helix-turn-helix transcriptional regulator — MSRPTGRVLTLLELLQSGGTRTVAELADRLGVEGRTVRRYVDQLIDLDVPVESVRGRYGGYRIAPGYRLPPLMLSGDEALAVLLGLIAGRRAGLTTTERTANETASAKIRRVLPKHIARRLDTLLEALAFTEQPGEFDTPDAGLLLTIADAVRHRRPVSIRYTDRDGRPSERTLHAYGIVAHTGRWYVTGKDAQVGEDRTFRLDRIADARTLPGSFEAPVGPAPAQRVLSGFATAGYRHEVTLRIHGTVEQIRAHFPASVASLEEHEPAAGEDRATERWLRVELRAERLDWLPPVLAALDRPFVIERPDELRELVIALAGRLTSYARRA, encoded by the coding sequence ATGTCTCGACCCACCGGCCGCGTGCTGACACTCCTGGAGCTGCTGCAGTCGGGCGGCACCCGGACGGTGGCCGAGCTCGCCGACCGGCTCGGCGTCGAAGGGCGCACCGTGCGGCGGTATGTGGACCAGCTGATCGACCTGGACGTGCCCGTGGAGTCGGTGCGCGGCCGCTACGGCGGATACCGGATCGCCCCCGGGTACCGCTTGCCTCCGCTCATGCTCAGCGGCGACGAGGCGCTGGCCGTTCTGCTCGGCCTGATCGCTGGCCGCCGGGCAGGGCTGACGACGACGGAGCGCACGGCAAACGAGACGGCGTCGGCGAAGATCCGGCGGGTGCTGCCCAAGCACATCGCCCGTCGGCTCGACACACTCCTGGAAGCTCTCGCCTTCACGGAACAGCCCGGCGAGTTCGACACCCCGGACGCCGGGCTCCTGCTCACCATCGCCGATGCGGTGCGCCACCGCCGACCGGTCTCGATCCGCTACACCGACCGTGACGGACGGCCCAGCGAACGCACACTGCACGCGTACGGGATCGTCGCCCATACGGGCCGGTGGTACGTCACGGGCAAGGACGCCCAGGTCGGCGAGGACCGAACCTTCCGGCTCGATCGCATCGCAGACGCGCGGACCCTGCCCGGCTCATTCGAAGCGCCAGTGGGTCCCGCTCCTGCGCAGCGCGTGTTGTCAGGATTCGCCACGGCCGGGTACCGGCATGAGGTGACCTTGCGGATCCACGGGACGGTTGAGCAGATCCGCGCCCACTTTCCCGCGAGCGTCGCGAGCCTGGAGGAGCATGAGCCCGCGGCCGGCGAGGACCGTGCGACCGAGCGCTGGCTGCGCGTCGAACTGCGGGCGGAGCGGCTCGACTGGTTGCCTCCGGTACTCGCGGCACTCGACCGGCCGTTCGTCATCGAGCGCCCCGATGAACTCCGCGAGCTCGTCATCGCGCTCGCCGGTCGCCTCACGTCCTATGCCCGCCGAGCCTGA
- a CDS encoding VOC family protein, whose product MDFVSIRIITSDVACLVEFYERATGARATWANEDFAELKTAGATLVIGSTRTVPLFAPGSARPADNHSVITEFLVDDVDRVYNNLTGFVTDFVTKPTTMPWGNRSLLFRDPDGNLVNFFTPVTPAAIEKFAR is encoded by the coding sequence ATGGACTTCGTCTCGATCCGCATCATCACCAGCGACGTAGCGTGCCTCGTCGAGTTCTACGAGCGAGCCACAGGGGCGCGGGCGACGTGGGCCAACGAAGACTTCGCCGAACTCAAGACCGCGGGCGCCACCCTCGTGATCGGCAGCACCCGCACCGTCCCGCTGTTCGCCCCGGGCTCCGCCCGCCCGGCGGACAACCACAGCGTGATCACCGAGTTCCTCGTCGACGACGTGGACCGCGTGTACAACAACCTGACCGGCTTCGTCACCGACTTCGTCACCAAGCCCACCACGATGCCCTGGGGCAACCGGTCGCTGCTGTTCCGCGACCCCGACGGCAACCTCGTCAACTTCTTCACCCCCGTCACCCCGGCGGCCATCGAAAAGTTCGCACGCTGA
- a CDS encoding IclR family transcriptional regulator has translation MAVSTALRGLQVLETLAGMRQPAPLRAIAGRVGLSESQTFRILRELERAGYLDHLGRTGYRVAGRSIALATLIGPRPALLRAVQPVVSRLAHLTGEAVVLHLRSGDMRVLVLGVAAPSGPVLDPEGVLGERSPLAVGSSGRIILAYLTESERAAMDLAGITAAQLAAIRERGYDTSFGENHPGINGISAPLLVHRADTQHSAGDDSQRNALTALGAITVAGPSTRLAEADFPRVLAPLLGACRDLSPRLAALLGPQPGRTVQALDL, from the coding sequence GTGGCTGTGAGTACTGCGCTGCGCGGACTCCAGGTACTGGAGACACTCGCCGGGATGCGTCAGCCCGCACCGCTGCGAGCGATCGCCGGCCGCGTCGGCCTGTCCGAATCCCAGACCTTCCGCATCCTGCGGGAACTTGAGCGGGCCGGATACCTCGATCACCTGGGCCGCACCGGCTACCGGGTGGCTGGCCGTTCGATCGCGCTGGCTACTCTGATCGGGCCTCGGCCGGCCCTGCTGCGCGCCGTCCAGCCGGTCGTCAGCCGTCTGGCCCATCTCACCGGTGAGGCCGTCGTCCTGCACCTGCGCAGCGGCGACATGCGCGTCCTGGTGCTCGGCGTGGCCGCACCGTCCGGGCCGGTCCTCGACCCGGAGGGCGTGCTCGGCGAGCGTTCGCCGCTGGCCGTCGGCTCCAGCGGCCGGATCATCCTCGCCTACCTGACCGAGTCGGAACGGGCGGCCATGGACCTTGCAGGCATCACCGCCGCGCAGCTGGCGGCGATCCGCGAACGCGGCTACGACACGTCCTTCGGCGAGAACCACCCCGGCATCAACGGCATCTCCGCGCCGCTGCTGGTCCACCGGGCCGACACCCAGCACAGCGCGGGCGATGATTCCCAGCGCAACGCGCTGACCGCGCTCGGCGCGATCACGGTAGCCGGGCCGTCGACCCGGCTGGCCGAAGCAGACTTCCCCCGGGTACTGGCCCCGCTGCTCGGCGCCTGCCGCGACCTCAGCCCGCGCCTGGCCGCCCTCCTGGGCCCGCAACCCGGCCGGACGGTCCAGGCGCTTGACCTGTAA
- a CDS encoding MmgE/PrpD family protein — MSAPSDPHGVTGRLATWIHDLSWDDVPTHVRDRAAHLLLDGLGCALVGAQLPWSRIATEAVLGIEGRGGAVVIGTGRTTTPAGAALLNSAYIQGFELDDFHPLAPLHSASLMIPSLLATRSHLGRDVSGRELLLAAIVGFEVGPRVGYAIGGTGMLLRGWHSGPVFGTAAAAAACAKLRGLDPAVIEDALGFAATQSAGLMSAQYEAMGKRMQHGFAARNGFYSAALAAAGYTGIDQVFEREYGGYVAVYGEGHPTDTEAIVRGLGESWETTMAMVKSWAVMGGLHGAVQASQALRARLAGRAIERIDIRVGDVVYRHGWWRPTRPLEAIGGQMNIGCSTAVTLLDGTALPEQFTAARLDAGDVWHLLDRTHVTLDRSIDALPLNERFQTHITLTFTDGTTDSESVISPHGNPSDPVTDDEVVAKFHALTERVMDAGRAAAIVEAVRGLPDAPSVASLVDLLAGPVGRALD, encoded by the coding sequence ATGAGCGCACCCTCGGACCCCCACGGCGTCACCGGCCGCCTCGCCACCTGGATCCACGACCTGAGCTGGGACGACGTTCCGACGCACGTCCGCGACCGCGCAGCCCACCTGCTGCTCGACGGGCTCGGCTGCGCCCTCGTCGGCGCGCAGCTGCCCTGGTCACGGATCGCGACCGAAGCGGTGCTCGGCATCGAGGGCCGGGGCGGCGCCGTGGTCATCGGCACCGGCCGGACCACCACCCCGGCCGGCGCCGCGCTGCTCAACAGCGCCTACATCCAGGGCTTCGAGCTCGACGACTTCCACCCCCTCGCGCCCCTGCACAGCGCCTCACTCATGATCCCGTCGCTGCTGGCCACGCGCAGCCACCTCGGACGGGACGTCAGCGGCCGCGAACTGCTCCTGGCCGCGATCGTCGGGTTCGAGGTCGGTCCGCGGGTCGGGTACGCGATCGGCGGCACCGGGATGCTGTTGCGCGGCTGGCACTCCGGCCCTGTCTTCGGCACTGCCGCAGCCGCCGCGGCCTGCGCGAAGCTGCGCGGCCTGGACCCCGCCGTCATCGAGGACGCGCTCGGTTTCGCCGCGACGCAGTCCGCAGGGCTCATGTCGGCGCAGTACGAGGCGATGGGCAAGCGCATGCAGCACGGGTTCGCCGCGCGCAACGGGTTCTACTCCGCGGCGCTCGCGGCCGCCGGATACACCGGCATCGACCAGGTCTTCGAGCGTGAATACGGCGGCTACGTCGCCGTGTACGGCGAGGGCCATCCGACAGACACCGAGGCGATCGTCCGCGGTCTGGGGGAGAGCTGGGAGACGACCATGGCGATGGTGAAGTCCTGGGCCGTCATGGGCGGACTGCATGGCGCGGTCCAGGCCTCCCAGGCCCTGCGTGCCAGGCTCGCCGGACGAGCGATCGAGCGCATAGACATCCGCGTCGGCGACGTCGTCTACCGCCACGGCTGGTGGCGGCCGACCCGCCCGCTGGAGGCGATCGGCGGCCAGATGAACATCGGCTGTTCCACCGCCGTCACACTCCTGGACGGTACCGCGCTCCCGGAGCAGTTCACCGCCGCCCGGCTCGACGCCGGCGATGTCTGGCACCTGCTCGACCGCACGCACGTGACCCTCGACCGGTCGATCGACGCACTGCCGCTGAATGAGCGCTTCCAGACCCACATCACGCTCACCTTCACCGACGGCACGACCGACAGCGAATCCGTGATCTCCCCGCACGGCAACCCGTCCGACCCGGTCACCGACGATGAAGTCGTCGCCAAGTTCCACGCACTGACCGAGCGCGTCATGGACGCGGGCCGCGCCGCCGCGATCGTCGAGGCGGTGCGCGGCCTGCCGGACGCGCCCTCGGTCGCCTCGCTGGTCGACCTGCTGGCCGGGCCGGTCGGAAGGGCACTGGACTGA
- a CDS encoding MmgE/PrpD family protein, whose protein sequence is MAGQTRALAAFVAGTALESLPDEVRGRLMQCLLDFVGVAGAGSVLAESSAAIRRAVRDLAAGGDCTVVGDVGAWPAPYAALLNETFAPSLDFDDTRIASGLHPGAAVIPAALAVAERVEACGAELLAALALGYEVCCRVGAALGHGAYHRGFHPTAIAGLFGGTAAAGRLLGLDGGRIEDAFGLAGSMAAGSMQYLVNGAENKRLHAGLAAHDAVLAATFAASGVRGAADAIEGELGLLHGHSHEPRAEALTAGLGSDWLMAGTGIKPYPSCRLTHGAVDAALVARRELRGAPNPGARVRLAISPAAATTRASARRRTRSGEPGTGLSWQLVRTTYEGLTDHRLPDRVADAIAGLASVPSVRTLLRDLRTPLIQEQP, encoded by the coding sequence ATGGCGGGCCAGACGCGCGCCCTGGCCGCGTTCGTCGCCGGTACCGCGTTGGAGTCGCTTCCCGACGAGGTCCGGGGGCGCCTGATGCAGTGCCTGCTCGACTTCGTCGGGGTCGCGGGGGCCGGTTCGGTGCTGGCGGAGTCGAGCGCTGCGATCCGACGTGCGGTCCGTGATCTGGCGGCGGGCGGCGACTGCACGGTCGTCGGCGACGTCGGAGCCTGGCCGGCGCCCTACGCGGCGCTGCTCAACGAGACGTTCGCCCCCAGCCTCGACTTCGACGACACGCGCATCGCCAGTGGACTGCACCCGGGTGCGGCCGTCATCCCGGCCGCCCTTGCGGTGGCGGAGCGCGTCGAGGCTTGCGGGGCCGAGCTGCTGGCGGCGTTGGCTCTCGGATACGAGGTCTGCTGCCGGGTGGGAGCCGCTCTCGGGCACGGCGCGTACCATCGCGGGTTCCATCCGACCGCGATCGCCGGACTGTTCGGCGGGACCGCCGCCGCAGGCAGACTGCTTGGACTTGACGGTGGACGGATCGAGGACGCGTTCGGGTTGGCCGGGTCGATGGCGGCCGGGTCCATGCAGTATCTGGTCAACGGCGCGGAGAACAAGCGGCTGCACGCGGGGCTCGCGGCGCACGACGCCGTGCTCGCGGCGACGTTCGCGGCGTCGGGTGTCCGGGGTGCGGCCGATGCGATCGAGGGCGAACTCGGGCTGCTGCACGGCCACAGCCACGAGCCGCGTGCCGAGGCGCTGACCGCCGGACTCGGATCCGACTGGCTGATGGCGGGGACGGGGATCAAGCCGTATCCGTCATGCCGCCTGACGCACGGCGCCGTGGACGCGGCCCTTGTCGCGCGGCGGGAGTTGCGTGGCGCGCCGAACCCCGGCGCGAGGGTGCGGCTCGCCATCTCCCCTGCGGCGGCGACGACCCGCGCAAGCGCGCGCCGCAGAACTCGGTCCGGCGAGCCCGGCACGGGCCTTTCCTGGCAACTCGTCCGCACCACATACGAGGGCCTCACCGACCACCGCCTGCCCGACCGCGTCGCCGACGCGATCGCCGGCCTCGCCTCCGTCCCGTCGGTCCGCACCCTGCTGCGCGACCTCCGCACCCCGCTCATCCAGGAGCAGCCATGA
- a CDS encoding isocitrate lyase/PEP mutase family protein, producing the protein MTTPARARLRRLLDSKQLIVAPGVFDGITAHLTRRTGHTAAYLTGAGVAASGFGLPDIGLVTQTEMAERARTMVRVLGDVPLLADADTGYGAPINVVRTVREYQDAGVAAIQLEDQVFPKRCGHLPGKELVSADDFARTLNAALEARTDDRMLVIARTDARGPLGLDEAIARANRYAAEGADILFVEAPHSAEEVERIAAEVNAPLLLNLVIGGLTPEQSAERLQRLGFAVAIHPSAALAHSALGALTAMCRLRGIEADEFLPTKPDEFFNLVGMAEWFEIGQRHQPATERTGA; encoded by the coding sequence ATGACCACACCAGCCCGCGCACGCCTGCGCCGACTGCTCGACAGCAAGCAGCTCATCGTCGCCCCCGGCGTCTTCGACGGCATCACCGCCCACTTGACCCGACGCACCGGTCACACCGCCGCATACCTGACCGGCGCCGGCGTCGCGGCCAGCGGCTTCGGGCTGCCCGACATCGGCCTGGTCACCCAGACCGAGATGGCCGAGCGAGCCCGGACGATGGTGCGCGTACTCGGCGACGTGCCACTGCTCGCCGACGCCGACACCGGCTATGGAGCCCCGATCAACGTCGTGCGGACGGTCCGCGAGTACCAGGACGCCGGTGTCGCCGCGATCCAGCTGGAGGACCAGGTGTTCCCCAAGCGCTGCGGCCACCTGCCCGGCAAAGAACTGGTCAGCGCCGACGACTTCGCCCGCACGCTGAACGCCGCACTCGAAGCCCGCACCGACGACAGGATGCTGGTCATCGCCCGCACCGACGCCCGCGGTCCGCTCGGGCTGGACGAAGCGATCGCGCGCGCCAACCGCTACGCCGCCGAGGGCGCGGACATCCTGTTCGTCGAGGCACCGCACAGTGCCGAAGAGGTTGAGCGGATCGCCGCGGAAGTGAACGCCCCGCTGCTGCTCAACCTGGTCATCGGTGGCCTCACGCCCGAGCAGTCCGCCGAGCGGCTCCAGCGGCTCGGCTTCGCCGTCGCGATCCATCCCTCAGCCGCCCTCGCGCACAGCGCGCTCGGCGCGTTGACCGCGATGTGCCGGCTGCGCGGCATCGAGGCTGACGAGTTCCTGCCCACGAAGCCCGACGAGTTCTTCAACCTCGTCGGCATGGCCGAATGGTTCGAGATCGGCCAGCGGCATCAGCCCGCTACGGAAAGAACGGGTGCTTGA
- a CDS encoding 3-isopropylmalate dehydratase large subunit, with product MTMIERILARKAGLASVTAGDTVTVDVDMTVLIDLQFATGWLQPLRIADPGKVAIVMDHAVPAPTVKDAAGGPQARKFAAEFGVERFYDVGRHGICHQVIAENGLARPGQILACTDSHTCAGGAYNCAARGLGPAEVYSILCTGRTWFQVSPTIRYQLVGELPAGVSGKDVFLHIANAFGDATNHNLEYGGPGLASIPLHDRRTIATQGAEVSADFSTFAYDDVLAAHFQALGVTGCEPAHADPDAVYADVREVDLSGLVPYVARPGTVSRNGLPVTGIESRRIDQAFIGSCANGQLDDLRIAADVLRGKQVAPGVRLIVTPASQQVYRDAMRLGYLQDIADAGAVVTNATCGACFGYHMGLLGPGEVCITSSTRNFTGRMGSTEAEIYMASPATVAASAIAGRITDARQEASR from the coding sequence ATGACCATGATCGAGCGGATCCTCGCTCGCAAGGCCGGTCTCGCGTCCGTCACGGCCGGCGACACCGTGACCGTGGACGTCGACATGACGGTCCTGATCGACCTGCAATTCGCCACCGGCTGGCTGCAGCCGCTTAGGATCGCCGACCCCGGCAAGGTCGCGATCGTCATGGACCACGCGGTCCCGGCACCGACGGTCAAGGACGCTGCCGGCGGCCCGCAGGCCCGGAAGTTCGCCGCCGAGTTCGGCGTCGAACGGTTCTACGACGTCGGACGGCACGGCATCTGCCACCAGGTGATCGCCGAGAACGGTCTGGCCCGACCCGGGCAGATCCTGGCCTGCACCGACAGCCACACCTGCGCCGGCGGTGCGTACAACTGCGCCGCACGCGGCCTCGGCCCGGCCGAGGTCTACTCGATCCTGTGCACGGGCCGCACCTGGTTCCAGGTCAGCCCCACGATCCGCTACCAACTGGTGGGGGAGTTGCCTGCAGGCGTCAGCGGTAAGGATGTGTTCCTGCATATCGCGAACGCCTTCGGCGACGCCACGAACCACAACCTGGAGTACGGCGGTCCCGGCCTGGCCTCGATCCCGCTGCACGACCGGCGGACGATCGCCACTCAGGGCGCGGAGGTCTCGGCGGACTTCTCGACGTTCGCCTACGACGACGTGCTCGCCGCGCACTTCCAGGCGCTCGGTGTCACCGGCTGCGAGCCGGCGCACGCCGACCCTGACGCGGTCTACGCCGACGTGCGCGAGGTCGACCTGTCCGGCCTGGTGCCGTACGTGGCCCGGCCGGGAACGGTCTCCCGTAACGGCCTGCCGGTCACCGGCATCGAATCCCGCAGGATCGACCAGGCGTTCATCGGCTCGTGCGCCAACGGCCAGCTCGACGACCTGCGCATCGCCGCCGACGTGCTGCGCGGCAAGCAGGTGGCGCCCGGCGTCAGGCTGATCGTCACCCCGGCCAGCCAGCAGGTCTACCGCGACGCGATGCGCCTGGGCTATCTACAGGACATCGCCGACGCCGGAGCCGTCGTCACCAACGCCACCTGCGGCGCCTGCTTCGGATACCACATGGGCCTGCTCGGACCTGGCGAGGTGTGCATCACCTCGTCCACCCGCAACTTCACCGGCCGGATGGGATCCACCGAGGCCGAGATCTACATGGCGTCCCCGGCTACTGTCGCGGCCTCCGCGATCGCCGGCCGCATCACCGACGCCCGACAGGAGGCATCCCGATGA
- a CDS encoding LeuD/DmdB family oxidoreductase small subunit, protein MTASNSAPSQARRLWVTGRVWVFGHGLTTDDMYPPDAMKLDIPEAAKQVFHAVRPGWTSEVQPGDVVVAGRNFGLGSSRPVAALFRQLGVAALIAEEFNSLFFRNAVNAGLPAMTVPDATAVFRDGDTATLDLAAGTWANQATNDSGTVPKLPDLVLDIIADGGVLPRLARQGYLPAELADFLASPAVAAAGQGSGA, encoded by the coding sequence ATGACCGCATCGAACTCGGCGCCGTCCCAGGCCAGGAGGCTGTGGGTGACCGGACGCGTCTGGGTGTTCGGGCACGGCCTGACCACCGACGACATGTACCCGCCGGACGCGATGAAACTCGACATCCCCGAGGCCGCCAAGCAGGTCTTCCACGCCGTCCGCCCCGGCTGGACGAGCGAGGTCCAGCCGGGCGACGTCGTCGTGGCCGGACGCAACTTCGGCCTCGGCTCCTCCCGCCCGGTCGCGGCGCTGTTCCGGCAACTCGGCGTGGCCGCGCTGATAGCCGAAGAGTTCAACTCCCTGTTCTTCCGCAACGCCGTCAACGCCGGCCTGCCGGCGATGACGGTCCCCGACGCGACGGCGGTCTTCCGCGACGGCGACACCGCCACGCTCGACCTGGCAGCCGGAACCTGGGCGAACCAGGCCACGAACGACTCCGGCACCGTGCCGAAGCTGCCCGACCTCGTCCTGGACATCATCGCCGATGGCGGCGTGCTGCCGCGGCTCGCTCGCCAGGGCTACCTGCCCGCAGAGCTGGCCGACTTCCTCGCCTCGCCCGCCGTGGCGGCGGCCGGCCAGGGCAGCGGCGCATGA
- a CDS encoding MBL fold metallo-hydrolase, with protein MSGLARGIVRIPTRGDGDNCFLIEEDDGLTLVDVGWKNAPTVIRQAVEAAGRTLTDISRIVITHAHPDHVRGLAELVARTGGADVFIHELEERWLTAGRVPRHGRSGALGRAIDHLPLLHWQPVAATRTVTGGESIGSLRVIHTPGHSPGHIVLLHEPTRTLLVGDAVFHRSGLALGPAALAADPAARPASLLRMPRDVHAVGFAHGQPLSGERISAFHDFHQAIAAGEARHA; from the coding sequence ATGAGCGGGCTGGCGCGGGGGATCGTGCGCATCCCCACCCGCGGCGACGGCGACAACTGCTTCCTGATCGAGGAGGACGACGGCCTCACGCTGGTCGACGTCGGTTGGAAGAACGCCCCCACCGTCATCCGGCAGGCCGTGGAGGCGGCGGGCCGAACGCTGACCGACATCAGCCGGATCGTGATCACCCACGCCCATCCCGACCACGTCCGAGGCCTGGCCGAACTGGTCGCCCGAACCGGCGGTGCCGACGTGTTCATCCACGAGCTGGAAGAGCGGTGGCTCACCGCCGGCCGGGTCCCGCGCCACGGCAGGTCCGGGGCGCTCGGCCGGGCGATCGACCACCTGCCGCTGCTGCACTGGCAGCCGGTCGCGGCCACCCGAACGGTGACCGGCGGCGAATCCATCGGCTCGCTGCGCGTCATCCACACCCCCGGGCACAGCCCCGGCCACATCGTGCTGCTCCACGAACCGACCCGGACACTGCTCGTCGGCGACGCCGTGTTCCACCGCAGCGGACTGGCCCTCGGTCCGGCGGCGCTGGCCGCCGACCCCGCCGCCCGACCCGCGAGCCTGCTGCGCATGCCCCGCGACGTGCACGCCGTCGGATTCGCTCACGGACAACCGCTCAGCGGTGAACGGATCTCCGCTTTCCACGACTTCCACCAGGCGATTGCGGCAGGCGAGGCGAGACACGCATGA